In Clarias gariepinus isolate MV-2021 ecotype Netherlands chromosome 1, CGAR_prim_01v2, whole genome shotgun sequence, one DNA window encodes the following:
- the ppargc1a gene encoding peroxisome proliferator-activated receptor gamma coactivator 1-alpha isoform X3: MAWDRCNQELVWTELECAALVGEDQPLCPDLPELDLSELDVSDLDADSFLGGLKWYSDQSEIISSQYGNESSNLFEIDEENEANLLAVLTETLDSIPVDEDGLPSFEALADGDVTNASDQSCPSTPDGSPRTPEPEEPSLLKKLLLAPPNSQLSYNQYPGSKAQSHAASNHRIRPTPAVTKTDNPWNSKQRGVCPQPNRLVRRPCTELLKYLTASDDAFQTRASEAKSTWSGCDKDRGGPGTSSFSSSSSPSSSSTSSFSSLSSCSSSTASKKKPSSASLSTQQQQQQQQQQLAVQVQRAKPTTLPLPLTPESPNDHKGSPFENKTTERTLSVEISGTPGLTPPTTPPHKASQENLFKVSLKTKLSSASSALTSKKAKLSNGSPSSPSFSSSSRKRHEKSELYAQLSKASSALPLGNLEECRGKQPTPRVFGDHDYCQASSTKRDNGTLAAMITGPVEGRHVEPKDSNMPAFSNLTSSLSSTSPLSSSLARQLQGLSPMVQEACPDSEAQGQNHSPALDAKTSKECISTGRKLLRDQEIREELNKHFGNPQQAFFSETEQSGFQPLDESDSGDENYYPFEAYMDTGLPDFEDLEVGRERLLCSWEGTPLGMFFEGSPSCSPSSSLPSQSSVSPPSTLLSPGHFSYKSGSRSRSRSRSSSRHRYRSLSRSPYSCSQSPDNCSPSWSHRTVDKTSFKSRTIRSPRSDSHSGLGQRPRYDSYEEYQHEQLKREEYQRDYEKREVERAEQREKQRKRAIEERRVLYVGRLRADSTHSELKRRFEVFGEIEECVINLRHNGDNFGFITYRYTCDAFAALENGHTLRRPNEPQFELCFGGQKQFCKSNYTDLDSHSEDFDPTSTKSKYDSMDFDSLLHEAQCSLRR, from the exons ATAGATGAAGAAAATGAGGCCAACTTGCTGGCAGTGCTCACAGAAACCCTGGACAGTATCCCTGTGGACGAGGACGGATTGCCTTCGTTTGAAGCCCTGGCAGATGGGGACGTGACCAACGCCAGCGATCAGAGCTGTCCCTCCACCCCTGATGGCTCGCCACGCACCCCAGAGCCAGAGGAGCCCTCCTTG cTGAAAAAACTCCTTTTGGCTCCACCCAACTCTCAGCTCAGCTATAATCAATATCCAGGCAGTAAGGCACAGAGCCATGCAGCCAGCAACCACAGGATACGACCAACACCTGCTGTTACCAAG ACGGACAACCCCTGGAACAGCAAGCAAAGAGGGGTCTGCCCCCAGCCAAACCGGCTGGTGAGACGCCCATGCACTGAACTGCTCAAGTACCTCACTGCCAGCGATGATGCCTTCCAGACAAGAGCCAGTGAAGCCAAGAGCACCTGGTCAGGCTGTGACAAGGACAGGGGTGGGCCTGGTACCTCCTCCTTTTCGTCGTCTTCCTCTCCATCTTCTTCATCCacttcctccttctcctccttgtCCTCCTGTTCCTCCTCTACCGCCTCAAAGAAGAAGCCCTCCTCTGCCTCCCTGTCAacgcagcagcagcaacagcagcagcagcagcagctggcAGTGCAGGTCCAGAGAG CCAAACCAACCACCTTGCCACTTCCTTTGACCCCAGAGTCTCCAAA tgaccacAAGGGATCTCCATTTGAGAACAAGACCACTGAACGCACATTGAGTGTGGAGATCTCTGGAACCCCAG GTCTGACACCACctaccacacctcctcacaaaGCCAGTCAAGAGAACCTTTTCAAAGTATCACTCAAAACCAAGCTGTCTTCAGCTTCTTCAGCCCTGACGAGCAAGAAGGCCAAGTTGAGCAATGGAAGCCCTAGCTCTCCTTCATTCAGTAGCTCCAGCAGAAAGAGGCATGAGAAGTCTGAGCTGTATGCCCAACTGAGCAAGGCCTCTTCAGCCCTGCCTCTGGGAAATTTAGAAGAGTGCCGGGGCAAGCAGCCAACGCCTCGCGTGTTTGGTGATCATGATTATTGCCAGGCTTCAAGCACAAAACGAGACAACGGCACATTGGCTGCCATGATCACTGGGCCTGTAGAGGGCCGGCATGTAGAACCTAAAGACTCAAACATGCCAGCTTTCTCTAATCTCACATCctctttgtcttccaccagTCCCTTATCTTCCTCTCTGGCAAGGCAGCTGCAGGGTCTTTCCCCCATGGTTCAGGAGGCTTGTCCAGACAGCGAAGCTCAGGGGCAGAACCACAGTCCTGCACTGGATGCCAAAACTTCTAAAGAGTGCATCTCTACAGGCAGGAAACTGCTGCGAGACCAGGAGATACGGGAAGAGCTTAATAAGCACTTTGGTAACCCCCAACAAGCCTTTTTTAGTGAGACTGAGCAGAGTGGTTTCCAGCCACTAGATGAAAGTGACTCTGGGGATGAGAACTATTACCCTTTTGAGGCCTACATGGACACAGGCCTGCCTGACTTTGAGGACCTAGAAGTGGGCCGTGAGCGCCTTCTTTGCTCTTGGGAAGGCACTCCACTGGGGATGTTCTTTGAAGGCTCTCCATCCTGTTCTCCATCCAGCAGCTTGCCTTCCCAGAGTTCGGTCTCGCCACCTTCAACTCTGCTCTCTCCAGGGCACTTCTCCTACAAGTCAGGATCACGCTCTAGATCCCGCTCCAGGTCTTCCTCCCGTCACAGATACAGATCCCTCTCCAGGTCTCCTTACTCCTGTTCCCAGTCCCCAGATAACTGCTCCCCTTCTTG GTCTCATCGTACTGTTGATAAGACCTCGTTCAAATCCAGGACTATTAGAAGTCCTCGGTCTGACTCTCACTCAGGCCTTGGTCAGAGGCCCAG GTATGACAGCTATGAAGAATACCAGCATGAACAGCTGAAGAGGGAGGAGTACCAGAGGGACTATGAGAAACGTGAGGTAGAGAGGGCTGAACAGAGGGAGAAACAACGAAAGAGAGCAATA GAGGAGAGGCGGGTTTTGTACGTTGGACGTCTCCGGGCTGACAGCACACACTCCGAGCTCAAGCGGCGCTTTGAAGTTTTCGGCGAGATCGAGGAGTGTGTCATCAACTTGAGACATAATGG GGACAATTTTGGCTTTATCACCTACCGCTACACTTGTGATGCCTTCGCTGCCCTTGAGAATGGACACACCTTGCGCAGGCCAAATGAGCCTCAGTTCGAGCTCTGCTTCGGTGGACAAAAGCAGTTCTGCAAATCCAATTACACAGACTTGG ACTCTCATTCTGAAGACTTTGATCCGACCTCAACCAAAAGCAAATATGACTCGATGGATTTCGACAGCTTGTTGCACGAGGCCCAGTGTAGCCTGAGAAGGTAA
- the ppargc1a gene encoding peroxisome proliferator-activated receptor gamma coactivator 1-alpha isoform X1 has protein sequence MAWDRCNQELVWTELECAALVGEDQPLCPDLPELDLSELDVSDLDADSFLGGLKWYSDQSEIISSQYGNESSNLFEKIDEENEANLLAVLTETLDSIPVDEDGLPSFEALADGDVTNASDQSCPSTPDGSPRTPEPEEPSLLKKLLLAPPNSQLSYNQYPGSKAQSHAASNHRIRPTPAVTKTDNPWNSKQRGVCPQPNRLVRRPCTELLKYLTASDDAFQTRASEAKSTWSGCDKDRGGPGTSSFSSSSSPSSSSTSSFSSLSSCSSSTASKKKPSSASLSTQQQQQQQQQQLAVQVQRGESQAAGAYSVAGEGAGQWQRCTHGEQSTPVVPSCGSGCSHACSSEEGRPPLGADTGSQAAARFIRYMHSYSLPPRETGRAGSCGRCLEAGGWAGASRADRHIPITIRKRRQEHEHFMLSQLLTSRPRPARYRAHLQMPSVSKRDKQDPPKTPPRDKGLDGHVVKDSQEHQIISPFPDLQEPSLSNLSDLDLSTLVALDLESLLTKFEHEIEGSKIKMGQNGVNVHDDVLGSPLSFPRGLPSPLFQDSLVPEHTPSFIQEQNPHRQADRRHPDDQVPPPLAKPTTLPLPLTPESPNDHKGSPFENKTTERTLSVEISGTPGLTPPTTPPHKASQENLFKVSLKTKLSSASSALTSKKAKLSNGSPSSPSFSSSSRKRHEKSELYAQLSKASSALPLGNLEECRGKQPTPRVFGDHDYCQASSTKRDNGTLAAMITGPVEGRHVEPKDSNMPAFSNLTSSLSSTSPLSSSLARQLQGLSPMVQEACPDSEAQGQNHSPALDAKTSKECISTGRKLLRDQEIREELNKHFGNPQQAFFSETEQSGFQPLDESDSGDENYYPFEAYMDTGLPDFEDLEVGRERLLCSWEGTPLGMFFEGSPSCSPSSSLPSQSSVSPPSTLLSPGHFSYKSGSRSRSRSRSSSRHRYRSLSRSPYSCSQSPDNCSPSWSHRTVDKTSFKSRTIRSPRSDSHSGLGQRPRYDSYEEYQHEQLKREEYQRDYEKREVERAEQREKQRKRAIEERRVLYVGRLRADSTHSELKRRFEVFGEIEECVINLRHNGDNFGFITYRYTCDAFAALENGHTLRRPNEPQFELCFGGQKQFCKSNYTDLDSHSEDFDPTSTKSKYDSMDFDSLLHEAQCSLRR, from the exons AAGATAGATGAAGAAAATGAGGCCAACTTGCTGGCAGTGCTCACAGAAACCCTGGACAGTATCCCTGTGGACGAGGACGGATTGCCTTCGTTTGAAGCCCTGGCAGATGGGGACGTGACCAACGCCAGCGATCAGAGCTGTCCCTCCACCCCTGATGGCTCGCCACGCACCCCAGAGCCAGAGGAGCCCTCCTTG cTGAAAAAACTCCTTTTGGCTCCACCCAACTCTCAGCTCAGCTATAATCAATATCCAGGCAGTAAGGCACAGAGCCATGCAGCCAGCAACCACAGGATACGACCAACACCTGCTGTTACCAAG ACGGACAACCCCTGGAACAGCAAGCAAAGAGGGGTCTGCCCCCAGCCAAACCGGCTGGTGAGACGCCCATGCACTGAACTGCTCAAGTACCTCACTGCCAGCGATGATGCCTTCCAGACAAGAGCCAGTGAAGCCAAGAGCACCTGGTCAGGCTGTGACAAGGACAGGGGTGGGCCTGGTACCTCCTCCTTTTCGTCGTCTTCCTCTCCATCTTCTTCATCCacttcctccttctcctccttgtCCTCCTGTTCCTCCTCTACCGCCTCAAAGAAGAAGCCCTCCTCTGCCTCCCTGTCAacgcagcagcagcaacagcagcagcagcagcagctggcAGTGCAGGTCCAGAGAGGTGAGAGCCAGGCAGCTGGGGCGTATAGTGTGGCTGGTGAGGGGGCAGGGCAGTGGCAGCGGTGTACACATGGGGAGCAGTCCACCCCTGTTGTGCCGTCCTGTGGAAGTGGCTGTAGCCACGCCTGCTCCAGTGAAGAGGGGAGGCCACCTCTTGGTGCTGACACAGGCAGCCAGGCTGCCGCCCGCTTCATTAGGTACATGCACTCTTACTCTCTCCCGCCTAGAGAGACGGGTCGTGCAGGCAGCTGTGGCCGTTGTCTTGAGGCGGGCGGCTGGGCTGGGGCCAGCCGTGCGGACAGGCACATCCCAATAACTATTAGAAAGAGGAGGCAAGAGCATGAGCATTTCATGCTCAGCCAGCTGCTGACCTCCAGACCCAGGCCAGCCCGTTATCGGGCCCACCTGCAAATGCCCAGTGTGTCCAAGAGAGACAAACAAGATCCACCCAAAACACCTCCTAGAGACAAAGGGTTGGATGGGCATGTAGTTAAAGATAGTCAGGAACATCAGATCATAAGCCCATTTCCGGATCTCCAGGAACCTAGTCTATCTAACTTATCAGATCTTGATCTTTCAACCCTGGTTGCCTTGGACCTAGAAAGTTTGTTAACAAAATTTGAGCATGAAATAGAAGGGTCTAAAATTAAAATGGGGCAAAATGGGGTGAATGTTCATGATGATGTCTTAGGCAGCCCCTTGTCATTCCCACGGGGCTTGCCAAGTCCACTTTTCCAAGACTCTTTAGTTCCAGAGCACACCCCTTCCTTCATACAAGAGCAGAACCCACACAGACAGGCAGACCGCAGGCATCCCGATGACCAGGTTCCACCACCGTTAG CCAAACCAACCACCTTGCCACTTCCTTTGACCCCAGAGTCTCCAAA tgaccacAAGGGATCTCCATTTGAGAACAAGACCACTGAACGCACATTGAGTGTGGAGATCTCTGGAACCCCAG GTCTGACACCACctaccacacctcctcacaaaGCCAGTCAAGAGAACCTTTTCAAAGTATCACTCAAAACCAAGCTGTCTTCAGCTTCTTCAGCCCTGACGAGCAAGAAGGCCAAGTTGAGCAATGGAAGCCCTAGCTCTCCTTCATTCAGTAGCTCCAGCAGAAAGAGGCATGAGAAGTCTGAGCTGTATGCCCAACTGAGCAAGGCCTCTTCAGCCCTGCCTCTGGGAAATTTAGAAGAGTGCCGGGGCAAGCAGCCAACGCCTCGCGTGTTTGGTGATCATGATTATTGCCAGGCTTCAAGCACAAAACGAGACAACGGCACATTGGCTGCCATGATCACTGGGCCTGTAGAGGGCCGGCATGTAGAACCTAAAGACTCAAACATGCCAGCTTTCTCTAATCTCACATCctctttgtcttccaccagTCCCTTATCTTCCTCTCTGGCAAGGCAGCTGCAGGGTCTTTCCCCCATGGTTCAGGAGGCTTGTCCAGACAGCGAAGCTCAGGGGCAGAACCACAGTCCTGCACTGGATGCCAAAACTTCTAAAGAGTGCATCTCTACAGGCAGGAAACTGCTGCGAGACCAGGAGATACGGGAAGAGCTTAATAAGCACTTTGGTAACCCCCAACAAGCCTTTTTTAGTGAGACTGAGCAGAGTGGTTTCCAGCCACTAGATGAAAGTGACTCTGGGGATGAGAACTATTACCCTTTTGAGGCCTACATGGACACAGGCCTGCCTGACTTTGAGGACCTAGAAGTGGGCCGTGAGCGCCTTCTTTGCTCTTGGGAAGGCACTCCACTGGGGATGTTCTTTGAAGGCTCTCCATCCTGTTCTCCATCCAGCAGCTTGCCTTCCCAGAGTTCGGTCTCGCCACCTTCAACTCTGCTCTCTCCAGGGCACTTCTCCTACAAGTCAGGATCACGCTCTAGATCCCGCTCCAGGTCTTCCTCCCGTCACAGATACAGATCCCTCTCCAGGTCTCCTTACTCCTGTTCCCAGTCCCCAGATAACTGCTCCCCTTCTTG GTCTCATCGTACTGTTGATAAGACCTCGTTCAAATCCAGGACTATTAGAAGTCCTCGGTCTGACTCTCACTCAGGCCTTGGTCAGAGGCCCAG GTATGACAGCTATGAAGAATACCAGCATGAACAGCTGAAGAGGGAGGAGTACCAGAGGGACTATGAGAAACGTGAGGTAGAGAGGGCTGAACAGAGGGAGAAACAACGAAAGAGAGCAATA GAGGAGAGGCGGGTTTTGTACGTTGGACGTCTCCGGGCTGACAGCACACACTCCGAGCTCAAGCGGCGCTTTGAAGTTTTCGGCGAGATCGAGGAGTGTGTCATCAACTTGAGACATAATGG GGACAATTTTGGCTTTATCACCTACCGCTACACTTGTGATGCCTTCGCTGCCCTTGAGAATGGACACACCTTGCGCAGGCCAAATGAGCCTCAGTTCGAGCTCTGCTTCGGTGGACAAAAGCAGTTCTGCAAATCCAATTACACAGACTTGG ACTCTCATTCTGAAGACTTTGATCCGACCTCAACCAAAAGCAAATATGACTCGATGGATTTCGACAGCTTGTTGCACGAGGCCCAGTGTAGCCTGAGAAGGTAA
- the ppargc1a gene encoding peroxisome proliferator-activated receptor gamma coactivator 1-alpha isoform X2 — MAWDRCNQELVWTELECAALVGEDQPLCPDLPELDLSELDVSDLDADSFLGGLKWYSDQSEIISSQYGNESSNLFEKIDEENEANLLAVLTETLDSIPVDEDGLPSFEALADGDVTNASDQSCPSTPDGSPRTPEPEEPSLLKKLLLAPPNSQLSYNQYPGSKAQSHAASNHRIRPTPAVTKTDNPWNSKQRGVCPQPNRLVRRPCTELLKYLTASDDAFQTRASEAKSTWSGCDKDRGGPGTSSFSSSSSPSSSSTSSFSSLSSCSSSTASKKKPSSASLSTQQQQQQQQQQLAVQVQRAKPTTLPLPLTPESPNDHKGSPFENKTTERTLSVEISGTPGLTPPTTPPHKASQENLFKVSLKTKLSSASSALTSKKAKLSNGSPSSPSFSSSSRKRHEKSELYAQLSKASSALPLGNLEECRGKQPTPRVFGDHDYCQASSTKRDNGTLAAMITGPVEGRHVEPKDSNMPAFSNLTSSLSSTSPLSSSLARQLQGLSPMVQEACPDSEAQGQNHSPALDAKTSKECISTGRKLLRDQEIREELNKHFGNPQQAFFSETEQSGFQPLDESDSGDENYYPFEAYMDTGLPDFEDLEVGRERLLCSWEGTPLGMFFEGSPSCSPSSSLPSQSSVSPPSTLLSPGHFSYKSGSRSRSRSRSSSRHRYRSLSRSPYSCSQSPDNCSPSWSHRTVDKTSFKSRTIRSPRSDSHSGLGQRPRYDSYEEYQHEQLKREEYQRDYEKREVERAEQREKQRKRAIEERRVLYVGRLRADSTHSELKRRFEVFGEIEECVINLRHNGDNFGFITYRYTCDAFAALENGHTLRRPNEPQFELCFGGQKQFCKSNYTDLDSHSEDFDPTSTKSKYDSMDFDSLLHEAQCSLRR; from the exons AAGATAGATGAAGAAAATGAGGCCAACTTGCTGGCAGTGCTCACAGAAACCCTGGACAGTATCCCTGTGGACGAGGACGGATTGCCTTCGTTTGAAGCCCTGGCAGATGGGGACGTGACCAACGCCAGCGATCAGAGCTGTCCCTCCACCCCTGATGGCTCGCCACGCACCCCAGAGCCAGAGGAGCCCTCCTTG cTGAAAAAACTCCTTTTGGCTCCACCCAACTCTCAGCTCAGCTATAATCAATATCCAGGCAGTAAGGCACAGAGCCATGCAGCCAGCAACCACAGGATACGACCAACACCTGCTGTTACCAAG ACGGACAACCCCTGGAACAGCAAGCAAAGAGGGGTCTGCCCCCAGCCAAACCGGCTGGTGAGACGCCCATGCACTGAACTGCTCAAGTACCTCACTGCCAGCGATGATGCCTTCCAGACAAGAGCCAGTGAAGCCAAGAGCACCTGGTCAGGCTGTGACAAGGACAGGGGTGGGCCTGGTACCTCCTCCTTTTCGTCGTCTTCCTCTCCATCTTCTTCATCCacttcctccttctcctccttgtCCTCCTGTTCCTCCTCTACCGCCTCAAAGAAGAAGCCCTCCTCTGCCTCCCTGTCAacgcagcagcagcaacagcagcagcagcagcagctggcAGTGCAGGTCCAGAGAG CCAAACCAACCACCTTGCCACTTCCTTTGACCCCAGAGTCTCCAAA tgaccacAAGGGATCTCCATTTGAGAACAAGACCACTGAACGCACATTGAGTGTGGAGATCTCTGGAACCCCAG GTCTGACACCACctaccacacctcctcacaaaGCCAGTCAAGAGAACCTTTTCAAAGTATCACTCAAAACCAAGCTGTCTTCAGCTTCTTCAGCCCTGACGAGCAAGAAGGCCAAGTTGAGCAATGGAAGCCCTAGCTCTCCTTCATTCAGTAGCTCCAGCAGAAAGAGGCATGAGAAGTCTGAGCTGTATGCCCAACTGAGCAAGGCCTCTTCAGCCCTGCCTCTGGGAAATTTAGAAGAGTGCCGGGGCAAGCAGCCAACGCCTCGCGTGTTTGGTGATCATGATTATTGCCAGGCTTCAAGCACAAAACGAGACAACGGCACATTGGCTGCCATGATCACTGGGCCTGTAGAGGGCCGGCATGTAGAACCTAAAGACTCAAACATGCCAGCTTTCTCTAATCTCACATCctctttgtcttccaccagTCCCTTATCTTCCTCTCTGGCAAGGCAGCTGCAGGGTCTTTCCCCCATGGTTCAGGAGGCTTGTCCAGACAGCGAAGCTCAGGGGCAGAACCACAGTCCTGCACTGGATGCCAAAACTTCTAAAGAGTGCATCTCTACAGGCAGGAAACTGCTGCGAGACCAGGAGATACGGGAAGAGCTTAATAAGCACTTTGGTAACCCCCAACAAGCCTTTTTTAGTGAGACTGAGCAGAGTGGTTTCCAGCCACTAGATGAAAGTGACTCTGGGGATGAGAACTATTACCCTTTTGAGGCCTACATGGACACAGGCCTGCCTGACTTTGAGGACCTAGAAGTGGGCCGTGAGCGCCTTCTTTGCTCTTGGGAAGGCACTCCACTGGGGATGTTCTTTGAAGGCTCTCCATCCTGTTCTCCATCCAGCAGCTTGCCTTCCCAGAGTTCGGTCTCGCCACCTTCAACTCTGCTCTCTCCAGGGCACTTCTCCTACAAGTCAGGATCACGCTCTAGATCCCGCTCCAGGTCTTCCTCCCGTCACAGATACAGATCCCTCTCCAGGTCTCCTTACTCCTGTTCCCAGTCCCCAGATAACTGCTCCCCTTCTTG GTCTCATCGTACTGTTGATAAGACCTCGTTCAAATCCAGGACTATTAGAAGTCCTCGGTCTGACTCTCACTCAGGCCTTGGTCAGAGGCCCAG GTATGACAGCTATGAAGAATACCAGCATGAACAGCTGAAGAGGGAGGAGTACCAGAGGGACTATGAGAAACGTGAGGTAGAGAGGGCTGAACAGAGGGAGAAACAACGAAAGAGAGCAATA GAGGAGAGGCGGGTTTTGTACGTTGGACGTCTCCGGGCTGACAGCACACACTCCGAGCTCAAGCGGCGCTTTGAAGTTTTCGGCGAGATCGAGGAGTGTGTCATCAACTTGAGACATAATGG GGACAATTTTGGCTTTATCACCTACCGCTACACTTGTGATGCCTTCGCTGCCCTTGAGAATGGACACACCTTGCGCAGGCCAAATGAGCCTCAGTTCGAGCTCTGCTTCGGTGGACAAAAGCAGTTCTGCAAATCCAATTACACAGACTTGG ACTCTCATTCTGAAGACTTTGATCCGACCTCAACCAAAAGCAAATATGACTCGATGGATTTCGACAGCTTGTTGCACGAGGCCCAGTGTAGCCTGAGAAGGTAA
- the ppargc1a gene encoding peroxisome proliferator-activated receptor gamma coactivator 1-alpha isoform X4 codes for MAWDRCNQELVWTELECAALVGEDQPLCPDLPELDLSELDVSDLDADSFLGGLKWYSDQSEIISSQYGNESSNLFEKIDEENEANLLAVLTETLDSIPVDEDGLPSFEALADGDVTNASDQSCPSTPDGSPRTPEPEEPSLLKKLLLAPPNSQLSYNQYPGSKAQSHAASNHRIRPTPAVTKTDNPWNSKQRGVCPQPNRLVRRPCTELLKYLTASDDAFQTRASEAKSTWSGCDKDRGGPGTSSFSSSSSPSSSSTSSFSSLSSCSSSTASKKKPSSASLSTQQQQQQQQQQLAVQVQRAKPTTLPLPLTPESPNDHKGSPFENKTTERTLSVEISGTPGLTPPTTPPHKASQENLFKVSLKTKLSSASSALTSKKAKLSNGSPSSPSFSSSSRKRHEKSELYAQLSKASSALPLGNLEECRGKQPTPRVFGDHDYCQASSTKRDNGTLAAMITGPVEGRHVEPKDSNMPAFSNLTSSLSSTSPLSSSLARQLQGLSPMVQEACPDSEAQGQNHSPALDAKTSKECISTGRKLLRDQEIREELNKHFGNPQQAFFSETEQSGFQPLDESDSGDENYYPFEAYMDTGLPDFEDLEVGRERLLCSWEGTPLGMFFEGSPSCSPSSSLPSQSSVSPPSTLLSPGHFSYKSGSRSRSRSRSSSRHRYRSLSRSPYSCSQSPDNCSPSWSHRTVDKTSFKSRTIRSPRSDSHSGLGQRPRYDSYEEYQHEQLKREEYQRDYEKREVERAEQREKQRKRAIEERRVLYVGRLRADSTHSELKRRFEVFGEIEECVINLRHNG; via the exons AAGATAGATGAAGAAAATGAGGCCAACTTGCTGGCAGTGCTCACAGAAACCCTGGACAGTATCCCTGTGGACGAGGACGGATTGCCTTCGTTTGAAGCCCTGGCAGATGGGGACGTGACCAACGCCAGCGATCAGAGCTGTCCCTCCACCCCTGATGGCTCGCCACGCACCCCAGAGCCAGAGGAGCCCTCCTTG cTGAAAAAACTCCTTTTGGCTCCACCCAACTCTCAGCTCAGCTATAATCAATATCCAGGCAGTAAGGCACAGAGCCATGCAGCCAGCAACCACAGGATACGACCAACACCTGCTGTTACCAAG ACGGACAACCCCTGGAACAGCAAGCAAAGAGGGGTCTGCCCCCAGCCAAACCGGCTGGTGAGACGCCCATGCACTGAACTGCTCAAGTACCTCACTGCCAGCGATGATGCCTTCCAGACAAGAGCCAGTGAAGCCAAGAGCACCTGGTCAGGCTGTGACAAGGACAGGGGTGGGCCTGGTACCTCCTCCTTTTCGTCGTCTTCCTCTCCATCTTCTTCATCCacttcctccttctcctccttgtCCTCCTGTTCCTCCTCTACCGCCTCAAAGAAGAAGCCCTCCTCTGCCTCCCTGTCAacgcagcagcagcaacagcagcagcagcagcagctggcAGTGCAGGTCCAGAGAG CCAAACCAACCACCTTGCCACTTCCTTTGACCCCAGAGTCTCCAAA tgaccacAAGGGATCTCCATTTGAGAACAAGACCACTGAACGCACATTGAGTGTGGAGATCTCTGGAACCCCAG GTCTGACACCACctaccacacctcctcacaaaGCCAGTCAAGAGAACCTTTTCAAAGTATCACTCAAAACCAAGCTGTCTTCAGCTTCTTCAGCCCTGACGAGCAAGAAGGCCAAGTTGAGCAATGGAAGCCCTAGCTCTCCTTCATTCAGTAGCTCCAGCAGAAAGAGGCATGAGAAGTCTGAGCTGTATGCCCAACTGAGCAAGGCCTCTTCAGCCCTGCCTCTGGGAAATTTAGAAGAGTGCCGGGGCAAGCAGCCAACGCCTCGCGTGTTTGGTGATCATGATTATTGCCAGGCTTCAAGCACAAAACGAGACAACGGCACATTGGCTGCCATGATCACTGGGCCTGTAGAGGGCCGGCATGTAGAACCTAAAGACTCAAACATGCCAGCTTTCTCTAATCTCACATCctctttgtcttccaccagTCCCTTATCTTCCTCTCTGGCAAGGCAGCTGCAGGGTCTTTCCCCCATGGTTCAGGAGGCTTGTCCAGACAGCGAAGCTCAGGGGCAGAACCACAGTCCTGCACTGGATGCCAAAACTTCTAAAGAGTGCATCTCTACAGGCAGGAAACTGCTGCGAGACCAGGAGATACGGGAAGAGCTTAATAAGCACTTTGGTAACCCCCAACAAGCCTTTTTTAGTGAGACTGAGCAGAGTGGTTTCCAGCCACTAGATGAAAGTGACTCTGGGGATGAGAACTATTACCCTTTTGAGGCCTACATGGACACAGGCCTGCCTGACTTTGAGGACCTAGAAGTGGGCCGTGAGCGCCTTCTTTGCTCTTGGGAAGGCACTCCACTGGGGATGTTCTTTGAAGGCTCTCCATCCTGTTCTCCATCCAGCAGCTTGCCTTCCCAGAGTTCGGTCTCGCCACCTTCAACTCTGCTCTCTCCAGGGCACTTCTCCTACAAGTCAGGATCACGCTCTAGATCCCGCTCCAGGTCTTCCTCCCGTCACAGATACAGATCCCTCTCCAGGTCTCCTTACTCCTGTTCCCAGTCCCCAGATAACTGCTCCCCTTCTTG GTCTCATCGTACTGTTGATAAGACCTCGTTCAAATCCAGGACTATTAGAAGTCCTCGGTCTGACTCTCACTCAGGCCTTGGTCAGAGGCCCAG GTATGACAGCTATGAAGAATACCAGCATGAACAGCTGAAGAGGGAGGAGTACCAGAGGGACTATGAGAAACGTGAGGTAGAGAGGGCTGAACAGAGGGAGAAACAACGAAAGAGAGCAATA GAGGAGAGGCGGGTTTTGTACGTTGGACGTCTCCGGGCTGACAGCACACACTCCGAGCTCAAGCGGCGCTTTGAAGTTTTCGGCGAGATCGAGGAGTGTGTCATCAACTTGAGACATAATGGGTAA